gtgCGTCGGCTCTTTCCTTACACCCAGCTCTCAGCCTTTTTCACTGTCTCGAGACAAGGGTCTCATTTAGTTtcacaaactggccttgaactcagtctgCAGCTCAAGTCCTTCCGCAGTCTCCCAAAACAGCTGGAAGGTCAGGGTCCTACTACCAGGCCTAAGTTACTGTTATTATACTCAGCATCTGCTATCATAGCTGAGAGTCCCTACCTGTAGGTGGGCACAATCTGGAGGCTAGAATCCGGCTGGATCTGGAACTCCAGGGTCACCCCCTTGAACCTGGGGTCCACCTTCTCAATGCCCATTCGGGGGTTCAGCTGCTTCCGTGATCTTCTCTGGGGTGAGGCCGGGGAAACAGCGCTGGAAGTTTCCGTTTTGGGATACTGTGTGCTCTTGGGGTTCCTGGCCATACTTAGTGGGTCTGACATCCCAATTACCATCAGCTCCCAGCACGGCCCCAGGGTCTgggtgggtggagaaggggaccCTGGtggctcctcctctttctcttggaGGAAAGGCAGTGCTGTGCTGACTGAGTCCTGGCACGCGGACCACAGGGACCTGGGGATAAGAAGCAGTAAGGCGTGGCCACCCCTTTCTGGTGGCTTGGATTTGGTCGGGGTGGAGGTGGGTGGGGCGCCATCCAGTCGGTGCCTCTCCTTGGTGATCCTGTGCTCCACCTGGAGCCAGAGTCTTGGGTTATTAGGTTTAAAAGTTGAAATAATTTTGTTAGCGGACACCGTTTCCCCCGATCTCCCCTCCCTGGCCCCGTGGCGACCCTCAACTCCCCATCAGCCACTCCCCACCATTAACAAAGCAGGGACCCACCCTAGGCGTGAATCTGCCCGATTCACTCTGCTGTCTATAGCAACCATTGGTCAATCGGCCCATCCACTACCGTTTGTTAGCAGGTGACCCTCATCACCCCACGGATGAGCCCTCGGTAACACTTCCTAGGGCCATACAGCCACAGTAGGGCGGGTGGGATGGAGATCAGCTGTGCCCTTCTGTTTGTAGGGGCTGAAACTTGGTACGTGCCCGTAACAGGCTCAGAAGCTGGGGATCGTGACCCCTCCATCTCTGGGCCTGGTGAGGCATTAGCAGGGGTGGGCGGTGGAGGAGTCTCATACCACGCACCTGCCATTGGGAGTGAGGCATCTCAGGGCTCCAGGCTCCAGCGTGGGGGGTCGACTCTTCCGGAGCGATTCGGTGTCCAGACAAGGTGGCGCCAGAAGTTCCTGCCGGCGCGTCAACTCGCGGGCTGGAGCTGCCTCCATGCCCACTCTGGGCCCCACTGCGGAACCTCtctgccccgcccccagcccccagcccccagccccccccAGGGGTAAACCCGAGGGTGAGGAAGGCGAGGGTGATGACGATGGGCGCCACCTGGGCGGAGCTGGCCGGCGCAGGTCACGTGGGGGCGCTGTTTGCACCTGGGCGTACTTTTTGCAGTGGCTGCCAGGAGCCTCAGCTGTGTGGCTCGAGAAGCTGTGTGATCAGGAAAGTACCCCTGGGTAGCCCCTCTTTGCCACACATCTTCTGATCACTTAGCTCGGCGCTGTTGATCCCTTCTCTGCGGCCGAGGCGGGGCCTGGCCACACAGGGGGCGTCCCCAGGAAGAAGGGCTTCCCAGGCGCTgtcacgggggtggggggtggggggacggCGGCGGGTGAAGGCACATCTAGAACCCCAGCACTCGGAGCTGGGTAGACTGAGTCCCCAAGGACGAAACATGCCGCAGATGTGTGTGAGTTTTTATTGCAGCTCTGGGTTAAGTCCATCCTTAATTTACAGTTCGATTCTCCCTGGTGGATTGACACACCCAAGATGGAGACCCATCCCGTCCCCCTCAGGGCCCGGACACTGGTTTGTTCCCAGTGGCAGCTCTTGTCTCACACTGTGCTTCCAACTTCTCGTTTCCGACCAGTCCGTGCTCTGGGGCCGGGAGGGATGGCTTTTCTTTCTGGTTCCATGGCCCTGCGCAGCCCAGCGGCCTCATGTCAGTGGGGCTTGGGGATGTGGCCATCCACGTAGAAATTCCTGGTGATCTTGGGAAGCGCAAACTCAGCCCCCTCCAGCTCAGGGGTCAGCACGATCTGGCAGCCCAGTCTCGAGTTCTCCTGGAGCAGGGGGGCCATGTCCAACATGTCGTCCTCCCTGGGCGGAGGACAGCCAGCGGTCAGGGCTTGTGGGGCCTGAGGCGGCTGGAGGGAGGTGGAAGGGCCCTGGGCACAGGAGGCAGATAGATGCCTGCAGTGGAGCTGGGGCTGCCCACTCACCTCTCctcaggaggaggcaggagatcCAGGTGGGCCTCACTCACGTAAACATGGCAGGTGGAACACGCCAGGGACGCTTCGCAGGCCCCTGGGACAGGAAGGGAGAGGCACGGCCTGAGTGAGGAGCCGCTTCCACCTCGGCTCCCTAGCCCCATCTTCCTCACAGCCAACAGCTTCTAGCTTGTCTGCAGGCTTGTTTAAGACAATCTCAGATAGCCCAGACTAGTATTAAATTCACCATGTAGCCAAAGACGACCTTgaactgattctcctgcctcaacctcccaagcaCTCCCAATCGTGAACCATTACATCTAGTCCCACACTGACTCTCACTACACTAACCTCACTTCCACCTCAGGCCCCGTGCACTCCTGTACCTGTGACCTAGAATGTTCTCTACTTTGCTTATTCATTCAAGATTTCAACTCGATTATTTCCCGATTTCCCCAgcttcctccccacccacccccctttTTGGTGGCACTTAAGacatgtaactttttaaaaagggcATTAGGGGTTGATCTAGGGTCTTGAACGAGCAGGAGTGGTCCACACTAAGTCACATCCTCAGTTCTTTACAacccttttgttttattgttgtgcgtgcgtgtgtggaggtcacagggcaGCTGTGTAGCGCTGGTGCCCTCCACACACCTTGACCTGGGTGCTGAGGATTGGAATCAGTGCCtctagtcactgagccatctcatcatcctcatcatcctCCCACATTTGTAATTTGTGAGAAACTCTTAGTAAAttatccaggctggctttgaatctAAAAAGCAATCGACAACTTTCCTTTCTGAAATCTCTCAACTTATTtattgggacagggtttctctgtgtagccttggctatcctggattgactttatagaccaggctggcctcaaactcagtgatccacctgcctctgcctccccgagtgctaggattacaggcgtgcaccactgcacccggcttgaaattttttttaaagatggtctCAGCATAAatttctggctgtcctgtcctAGAATGCACgagtagaccaggatggctttgaacttaagagatctgcctcctgcctccaagtgctgggactaagggcaTGCACCCCCATGCCCTGTTCCTGAaagcttttaaaacatttatttatttacacgtGTGTGAATCTGTGTGGGAATTTTCACGCCACAATGTgcgggtcagagaacaacttaagATACTGGTTCTCCTTCCTTGTCAGTTCTGGGGATGGAATTCaggtcagacttggtggcaactGCCCTTTAACCAATGAGCCACTGTGCCAACTCAGACAATGAACTTGaccctgcttcagcttcccaagtagctaggattacaggcctgagccaccggGTCTCACTTGTTTTGTCTAAACTGGTCCCAAGTTGGTCAACTCCTAGGCTCAGATCCTACGCCTAGTCTTTCTGATGCTTAGCTTCTGTAGCAGCTGGGGCCACAGGAACACCTACCGTGGAGCACACCCACGCTCGCCCAGGTGAGCTACAGCTGCCTTTTTATCTTTGGGCTGGCTGTTGATCCACCCTCCTCTCTACCAAGCATTGAGTGTGTTCATCCTCACGGCAAGCTTGCTGAGAAATGCTAGGTCACCCTTCTGTCAGGAAACAGGCTCAGAGAATGGGTTTGGCGCTCACACAGTTGGTGAGGCCCCACAGACATGGCCTACCTGCTTCCAAACTGTTCCCAACTCCGCTCTGTACAGCGGCTGCTGGACCAAGGAACAGACAACTCATCCACATCCCAACATCTCTAGCGCTTTTTACTGGTTTGGGGCTTGTTTTGAGAAAGAATCTCACTGTGTCGCCCtgctgtcccggaacttgctatacagacaccaggctggcctcaaactctcctcccacgtgtatgccaccatgcctggccacctCTGCCAGCTTTAGATTAAGTCAGGCCTCCTACTCCATTAACCTAGCACTGTCCCTTCCAACTGGTCTGTCAATGAAAACCTAACAGTTTCTTTATTCCTGGGCTGACAGTCCCCAGGCTAGCCCAGGCTAGCATGATATGCCAGAGGACCTCCGGTACACACAGTAGGTAGTGTTCACACAGGgactccaacttttttttttttgagacatggacTCTTGCTAAGTTATCCAGGCTGGATAGGAATCTAAACTGAGTCTTGCTGTAAGTCCATGGTTGGCCTGGAATAAATTCATTAGGTGAAGGGGTTACCACTAAGCCCAATGACCTAAAGTCAATCCCTAGGAAAACATGGAAGGAGTGAACCAGGTTCCTCAAGTTCTCCTTTGGTCTCTACAGAGGCATACATATGCACACTACATCAATACAATAAGGAAAATACTCATCAGGACTCACACAAGGGCAGCTGGAGGGCTGACATGC
This is a stretch of genomic DNA from Meriones unguiculatus strain TT.TT164.6M chromosome 1, Bangor_MerUng_6.1, whole genome shotgun sequence. It encodes these proteins:
- the Zglp1 gene encoding GATA-type zinc finger protein 1 — translated: MEAAPARELTRRQELLAPPCLDTESLRKSRPPTLEPGALRCLTPNGRSLWSACQDSVSTALPFLQEKEEEPPGSPSPPTQTLGPCWELMVIGMSDPLSMARNPKSTQYPKTETSSAVSPASPQRRSRKQLNPRMGIEKVDPRFKGVTLEFQIQPDSSLQIVPTYSLPGRSCSPKLPASPPKALVSPGGSEALGPRRCASCRTQRTPLWRDAEDGTPLCNACGIRYKKYGTRCSSCWLVPRKSIQPRRLCGRCGMAQDPQLSPTQEL